One part of the Pseudemcibacter aquimaris genome encodes these proteins:
- a CDS encoding energy transducer TonB, with product MQEIIKQVYDEERIRSELYYVISRKLYGILAKDQDKTPYTISWELYDKLFTEDKPNLGIMFMSMAFISERRNNKAATIKFFNSAIEILDKNLNTKDIELLLLAHESLINIYSKDGKTDKATPHLVAYAKKRPEGFGDPKRALYAEFPILPSNVKGRGKSHHASVRFDVDKNGFTTNITPLTTINIELADALAEAIKKSRYAPAIKDGQPVPMYRLKESITIFTER from the coding sequence TTGCAAGAAATTATAAAACAAGTTTACGATGAAGAGAGAATTAGGTCAGAATTATATTATGTAATTAGTAGAAAGCTTTATGGGATATTAGCTAAAGATCAGGATAAAACTCCGTATACAATTTCTTGGGAGCTATATGATAAACTATTTACTGAAGACAAACCTAATTTGGGCATAATGTTTATGTCGATGGCATTCATAAGCGAAAGAAGAAACAACAAAGCTGCTACTATCAAGTTTTTTAATTCCGCGATTGAAATTTTAGATAAAAACCTTAACACTAAAGATATAGAACTTCTTTTACTAGCCCACGAATCCCTCATAAATATTTATAGCAAAGATGGAAAAACGGATAAAGCAACACCACACCTCGTTGCATATGCTAAAAAAAGACCAGAAGGTTTTGGTGACCCTAAAAGAGCTTTATACGCTGAATTCCCTATCCTCCCTTCAAATGTAAAAGGACGTGGAAAATCGCATCACGCGTCAGTGAGGTTTGATGTGGATAAAAATGGTTTTACAACAAATATTACGCCACTTACTACAATCAATATTGAACTTGCTGACGCACTTGCAGAGGCAATAAAAAAATCCCGATACGCCCCTGCAATTAAAGATGGTCAACCAGTTCCGATGTATAGATTAAAAGAATCCATAACAATCTTCACAGAGCGTTAG
- a CDS encoding thiazole synthase encodes MSDTLKIAGKEYNSRLIVGTGKYKDFEETKLAVEASGAEIVTVAVRRVNIANPGEPMLVDYLDPKKYTYLPNTAGCFTGDDAVRTLRLAREAGGWDLVKLEVLGDQKTLYPNMPETVEAAKTLIAEGFQVMVYCNDDPIQAKILEDIGCCAIMPLGAPIGSGLGIQNPVGIRIIVEQANVPVLVDAGVGTASEAAQAMELGCDAVLMNTAIAEAKDPVRMARAMNNAVKAGRDAYLSGRMPKKLYADPSSPLAGLI; translated from the coding sequence ATGAGCGACACATTAAAGATCGCGGGAAAAGAATATAATTCCCGCCTTATCGTTGGTACGGGCAAATATAAAGATTTCGAGGAAACAAAACTCGCGGTCGAGGCATCCGGCGCGGAAATCGTCACGGTCGCTGTGCGCCGTGTTAATATCGCGAACCCGGGCGAACCAATGCTTGTGGATTATCTTGATCCAAAGAAATATACATACCTGCCGAATACGGCCGGATGTTTTACCGGTGATGATGCGGTGCGCACACTGCGCCTTGCACGCGAAGCCGGCGGATGGGATCTTGTGAAGCTTGAGGTCCTTGGCGATCAAAAAACATTATACCCGAACATGCCGGAAACCGTAGAAGCCGCGAAAACGCTTATCGCTGAGGGCTTCCAAGTCATGGTTTATTGTAACGATGACCCGATCCAGGCCAAAATATTAGAAGACATCGGCTGCTGCGCGATTATGCCGCTGGGCGCACCAATTGGTTCCGGCCTTGGTATCCAAAACCCGGTGGGCATCCGCATTATCGTGGAACAGGCAAATGTACCAGTACTCGTTGATGCTGGCGTTGGCACCGCAAGCGAGGCCGCCCAAGCCATGGAACTCGGTTGTGACGCCGTTCTAATGAACACCGCCATCGCAGAAGCCAAAGACCCGGTACGCATGGCCCGCGCCATGAACAACGCCGTTAAAGCGGGACGTGACGCGTATCTATCAGGACGTATGCCAAAGAAACTATACGCCGACCCATCATCACCGCTTGCTGGGTTGATTTAG
- the thiS gene encoding sulfur carrier protein ThiS, protein MINVTINGDTHSMDEALPLIDLLGKFEIDHEKVAIEHNREIVPKTTFADVTVGDGDNLEIVHFIGGG, encoded by the coding sequence ATGATAAATGTGACCATTAACGGCGACACGCACAGCATGGATGAGGCATTACCGCTGATTGATTTACTGGGCAAGTTTGAAATTGATCATGAAAAGGTGGCGATTGAACACAACCGCGAAATCGTCCCCAAAACCACTTTTGCCGATGTAACGGTCGGTGATGGTGATAACCTTGAAATTGTACATTTCATTGGCGGCGGTTGA
- the aroQ gene encoding type II 3-dehydroquinate dehydratase, protein MTKSILVINGPNLNLLGTREPEIYGAETLDDIKDKMSAKASSLDLTIDFRQSNTEGEIVNWIQEARDAHDAIVINAGALTHTSVAIMDALLAVDTPCVEVHLSNIFKREEFRHHSFISPAAVGMITGFGSVGYLMAVDAVSDILS, encoded by the coding sequence ATGACAAAATCAATATTGGTGATTAATGGTCCCAATTTAAATTTGTTGGGGACGCGGGAACCGGAAATATATGGTGCAGAGACACTTGACGACATTAAAGACAAAATGTCGGCCAAGGCATCATCGCTTGACCTTACTATTGATTTTCGTCAATCCAACACCGAAGGTGAAATCGTTAACTGGATACAGGAAGCACGTGACGCACATGACGCCATCGTCATTAATGCGGGCGCCCTTACCCACACATCGGTTGCAATTATGGATGCCCTGCTTGCCGTTGACACGCCCTGTGTCGAGGTACATTTATCAAATATTTTCAAACGCGAAGAATTCCGTCATCATTCCTTTATCTCGCCGGCGGCGGTTGGTATGATTACCGGGTTCGGTTCCGTTGGTTATTTAATGGCGGTTGACGCCGTTTCTGATATACTCTCGTAA
- the accB gene encoding acetyl-CoA carboxylase biotin carboxyl carrier protein, whose protein sequence is MQVDTKLIRELAEMLNDTDLSEIEVEDGERKIKLSRGGSVVSVAAPAPIAAAPAPAAAPAAAEAPAAAADTPAEDHPGTIFSPMVGTIYTSPDPTADEFIKVGDTVSAGQTILIVEAMKVMNQIHAAKAGTVKAILVSNEQPVEYGEPLVIIE, encoded by the coding sequence ATGCAAGTGGACACAAAGTTAATTCGTGAACTCGCTGAAATGCTGAATGACACTGATCTTTCTGAAATCGAAGTGGAAGATGGGGAAAGAAAAATCAAATTATCACGTGGCGGTTCCGTTGTATCCGTTGCTGCCCCTGCGCCAATTGCAGCGGCCCCAGCACCTGCAGCAGCACCAGCTGCCGCAGAAGCACCAGCAGCCGCGGCAGATACGCCAGCAGAAGATCATCCTGGTACGATTTTCTCGCCGATGGTGGGAACAATTTATACATCACCTGATCCAACAGCGGACGAATTTATCAAGGTTGGTGATACAGTTTCAGCAGGTCAAACAATCCTGATCGTAGAAGCAATGAAAGTGATGAACCAAATCCACGCTGCAAAAGCGGGTACGGTTAAAGCAATCCTTGTTTCAAACGAACAGCCGGTTGAATACGGCGAACCACTCGTCATCATCGAATAA
- the accC gene encoding acetyl-CoA carboxylase biotin carboxylase subunit, translated as MIEKVLIANRGEIALRIHRACHEMGIKTVAVHSTADEKAMHVRLADESVCIGPPASVDSYLNIPAIMSAAEITGADAIHPGYGFLSENAKFAEIVEKYGIKFIGPTADHINLMGDKISAKEAVKNAGIPVVPGSEGEINTYEDAAPIAADMGYPVIVKAAAGGGGRGMKIVQSADELEVAVTSCQREAEAAFGDGTVYLEKFLTTPRHIEIQILADTHGNVVHLGERDCSLQRRHQKVLEESPSPALNSKQRDEIGEICRKAVETLGYRGAGTIEFLYENGEFYFIEMNTRLQVEHPVTEMITGIDLVKEQIRVADGLELKHKQDDVKFSGHAIECRINAEDPFTFMPSPGQVKDYHTPGGLDVRVDSGLYARYHIPPHYDSMIAKLIVHGKTRNECLMRLRRSLEEYVIDGIKTTIPLHQKLIREDDFINGDYNIHWLEKYLDSLTETS; from the coding sequence ATGATTGAAAAAGTCCTTATTGCCAACCGCGGCGAGATTGCCCTACGTATCCATCGTGCCTGTCACGAAATGGGCATTAAAACCGTGGCTGTTCATTCAACGGCTGATGAAAAAGCAATGCATGTGCGCCTTGCGGACGAAAGTGTCTGTATCGGCCCACCAGCATCCGTTGACAGTTATCTAAATATCCCTGCGATTATGTCTGCCGCGGAAATCACCGGCGCGGATGCGATCCACCCGGGTTATGGCTTCCTTTCCGAAAATGCAAAATTCGCAGAAATCGTTGAAAAATACGGCATTAAATTTATCGGCCCAACTGCAGATCATATCAACCTGATGGGTGATAAAATTTCCGCGAAAGAAGCCGTAAAAAATGCTGGTATTCCGGTTGTTCCGGGTTCCGAAGGTGAAATTAACACCTACGAAGACGCAGCACCAATTGCCGCTGACATGGGTTACCCTGTGATCGTTAAGGCAGCAGCTGGCGGCGGCGGTCGGGGAATGAAGATCGTTCAAAGCGCAGATGAGCTGGAAGTTGCAGTAACAAGCTGTCAACGCGAAGCAGAAGCAGCATTTGGTGACGGAACGGTTTATCTTGAAAAATTCCTGACAACACCACGTCACATTGAAATTCAAATTCTTGCTGATACCCACGGAAACGTGGTGCATCTTGGTGAACGTGATTGTTCGCTTCAACGTCGTCACCAAAAAGTTCTTGAAGAAAGCCCATCACCGGCGCTTAATTCAAAACAGCGTGATGAAATCGGTGAAATTTGCCGTAAAGCGGTTGAAACACTTGGTTATCGTGGTGCGGGCACCATTGAATTCCTTTATGAAAATGGCGAATTTTATTTCATTGAAATGAATACCCGTCTTCAAGTGGAACATCCGGTTACGGAAATGATCACTGGTATTGATCTTGTGAAAGAACAAATCAGGGTTGCCGACGGGCTTGAGCTTAAACACAAGCAGGATGATGTTAAGTTCTCTGGTCATGCCATTGAATGCCGCATTAACGCCGAAGATCCGTTTACATTTATGCCATCCCCTGGCCAGGTAAAAGATTACCATACACCGGGTGGTCTTGATGTGCGTGTGGATAGCGGCCTTTACGCCCGTTACCACATTCCACCACATTACGACAGCATGATCGCGAAATTGATCGTTCATGGTAAAACACGTAATGAATGTTTGATGCGTCTGCGTCGTTCACTGGAAGAATATGTGATTGACGGCATTAAAACCACAATTCCGCTTCATCAAAAGCTTATCCGCGAAGATGATTTCATCAATGGTGATTATAACATTCACTGGCTTGAAAAATATCTGGATAGCTTAACTGAGACAAGCTAA